DNA sequence from the Sphingomonas taxi genome:
CGTGGAACAGCGGGATGACGGTGAGCGCGACGCGCGGCGTCGGATCGGGCGGCGCCTCGCCGCGGCGCAGATAGGCACGCGCGGCGGTAAAGCCGCTCGACAGGATGTTGCTGGTCAGGTTGCGGTGCGTGCCCAACGCCCCCTTGGGCGCACCGGTGGTGCCGCTGGTGTAGAAGATCGTCGCGTCATCCTCGGGGGCCAGCGCCGCCGCAGGGAGCGCCGCATCGGGCAAGGACGGCCAGTCTCCCGGCGTCCCGATGACCGATTCGAGCCGCGTCGCGCCGGTGACATCCGCGGCGGCGCGGGCGACGAGGACGTGTGCGAGATCGGGCAAGCCGGCATAGAAAGGCGCCAGCCGGTCGTGGCGCTCGGCATCGGCGATCAGCGCCGTCGCGCCCGAGTCGCGCAGGCCGTAATCCAGCTCCGCTCCGGTCCACCAGGCGTTGAGCGGGACGACGATCGCGCCGATCGAAACCGCGGCGAAGAAGGCGACCGGCCATTCGGGCAGGTTGCGCATCGCCAACGCGACGCGGTCGCCCTTGCCCACCCCGCGCGCGACCAGATCGGCGGCGAGCGCGGCGACGGCGCGATGATGCGCGTCGTACGTCACCCGCTCGTCCTCGAAGACGACGAACAGCCGGTCGCCGTGCGCGCGACTCGCCGAAACCAGATCGCGCAGCGTCGGCGGCGCGTTCTTCCAGACGCGGGTCGCGACGCCCTGGAGGACGATCGTCTCCATCTCGAACTTCGCGCCCGGCGCGGTCAGCAGCGCATGCGCCTGCGCGATGGACATCGCCGGCCATGACGCCGGCAGCGGGACAACCGAAGCGCTTGGCAAAACTGCATCCTTTCGTCGGCGAGGCCTGCAGCGACCTGCGTTTCGACGAAAGGTTACTGTTGATTCCGGCCCCGCTCAAGGCAATAGAGGACAAAGTTTAGAAATCGGGGTATGGCAACAGGATGACCAATGCGACCGCCTCCGCGACGGGTTTCGATGCCGGCCGCCTCACCGCGATCGATGCCTTTCTAAAGGCGCGGTATCTCGACACCGGGCTGCTCCCGCACGCGCAGCTGCTGATCGCGCGCGACGGCGAGATCGTCCATTTCTCGCATCAGGGTGCGGCGCGCGAGGGCGGCGCGCCGATCGACGACCGGTCGCTGTTCCGCATCGCGTCGATGACCAAGCCGATCACCTCGATCGCGTTCATGATGCTGGTCGAGGCGGGCAAGGTGGCGGTGGATACGCCCGTCCATCACGTCCTGCCCGCATTCAAGCAGCTCGGCGTCTACAATGGCGGGGGCGCAGGGGTGCCGTTCGCGACGAAGCCGACCGCGGAGCCGATGCGGATGCTCGACCTGCTGCGGCACACCTCCGGGCTGACCTACAGCTTCCAGAACCGGTCGAACGTCGACGCCGCCTATCGCGAGGGGCGGATCGAAAGCTGGCACGGCAATCTCGACCTCGACGGCTTCGTCGCCGCATTGGGCAAATTGCCGCTGGAATTCTCGCCCGGTGAGGGCTGGAACTATTCGGTCGCCACCGACGTGCTTGGCGCGGTCATCGAGCGGGTGTCGGGCCAGACGCTCGACGCCTTCTTCGCGGAGCGGATCTTCGCGCCGCTCGGCATGGACGACACCTTCTTCCAGGTGCCGGCCGACAAGATCGACCGGCTGACCGATTGCTATACGCTCGGCGAGGCCCGGCAGCGCCAGCTCTACGATCGCGGCGAGGCGAGCGCGTGGAGCCGGCGCCCGAAGCTGCTGTCGGGCGGCGGCGGGCTGGTGTCGAGCGCGCTCGATTATCACCGCTTCTGCCGGATGTGCGAGAATGGCGGGACGCTGGACGGGGTGCGCATCGTCGGACGCAAGACGCTCGACCTGATGACGATGAACCATCTGCCCGGCGGCAAGGATCTCGCCAGCCTGTCGCGCTCGTTGTTCAGCGAGACGCAGAATGCCGGCACCGGTTTCGGCCTCGGCTTCGCGGTGACGCAGGACGTTGCGAAGACGATGATCCCGGGGTCGAAGGGCGAATATTATTGGGGCGGCATGTTCTCGACCGCCTTCTTCATCGACCCCGTCGAGCGGCTGCACATGGTGTTCATGACGCAGTTCAGCCCGTCGAGCCTCTATCCGATCCGCCGCGAGCTGAAGACGATGATCTACGCCGCGCTCAACTGACGATTAGCGAAGGACCGTTCCATGACTTCACCGATCCGCACCGAACGCCATGGCGAGGTGCTCGTCATCATATCCGACAATCCACCGGTCAACGCGCTCGGCGCGGCGGTGCGGCAGGGGCTCGAGGGGGCGATCAAGGAGGGCGTCGCCGATGCGACGGTCGAGGCGATGGTGATCCGGTGCGAGGGCCGCACCTTCTTCGCCGGCGCCGACATCACCGAATTCGGCAAGCCGATGGTCGAGCCCGGCCTGCCAACGGTGGTCGACATGATCGAGGCATCGACCAAGCCGGTGATCGCGGCGATCCACGGCACCGCGCTCGGCGGCGGCTGCGAAGTGGCGCTCGGCTGCCATTATCGCGTCGCGGTGCCGTCGGCCAAGATCGGCACGCCCGAGGTGAAGCTCGGCCTGCTCCCCGGCGCGGGCGGCACGCAGCGGCTGCCGCGGATCGCGGGCGTGCGCGTCGCGCTCGAATTGACCGCCAAGGGCGACCCGATGCCGGCGAAGAAGGCGCAGGAGGCCGGGCTGATCGACCGGATCGTCGGCGAGGACAGCCTGGCGGCCGATGCGATCGCCTTTGCGCGGGAGGTCAAGGCGAAACGGCCGATCCCGCGCGCGTCGGAGCGCGAGGCGAAGCCCGATCCCGAGGCGGTCGCCGCGTTCCAGAAGGAAAATGCGCGGCGCTTCCGCGGCTTCGACGCGCCCGCCGCCAACATCGCCTGCGTCGTCAAGGCGACCGAGGCGCCGTTCGCCGAGGGCATCGCCTTCGAACGGCAGGAATTCATGCGGCTGATGATGGGCAACCAGTCCGCCGCGCAGCGCCATATCTTCTTCGCCGAGCGGCAGGCCGCCAAGATCGACGACGTTCCTGCCGATACGGTACGCCGCCCGATCAACCGCGTCGGCGTGATCGGTGCCGGCACGATGGGTGGCGGCATCTCGATGAACTTCCTGTCGGCCGGCATTCCGGTGACGATCGTCGAAATGCAGCAGGAGGCGCTCGACCTCGGCACCGCGACGATCCGCAAGAATTACGAGGCGACCGCCGCCAAGGGGCGGATGAAACACGAACAGGTCGAGGCGGCGATGGCCGCGCTCACCCCGACGCTCGATTTCGACGCGCTGGGCGAGTGCGACCTCATCATCGAGGCGGTCTATGAGAATATGGAGGTGAAGCAGGAGATCTTCACCCGGCTCGACACGATCGCCAAGCCCGGCGCGATCCTCGCCTCCAACACCTCCTATCTTAACATCGACGAGATCGCCGCCTGCACTGCCCGGCCGCAGGACGTGGTCGGCATGCATTTCTTCTCGCCGGCCAACGTCATGAAGCTGCTCGAGGTGGTGCGCGGCGCGAAGACCGCGCCCGACGTGCTCGCGACGGTCATGGACCTCGCCAAGAAGATCAGGAAGGTCGCGGTGGTCGCCGGTGTTACCTATGGCTTCATCGGCAACCGCATGCTGATGCCGCGCCAGGTCGAGGCGAACAAATTGCTGCTCGAAGGCGCGACGCCGGAGCAGATCGATCGCGTCCATGTCGCCTTCGGCATGCCGATGGGGCCGTTCCAGATGGCCGACCTCGCCGGCGTCGATATCGGCTGGCACCGCGATCCCAATCGGATCGAGAATATCCGCGACGCGCTCGCCGCCGAAGGGCGCTGGGGGCAGAAGAAACAGGCGGGCTTCTACGATTACGACGAGAAGCGGAACCCCACCCCCTCTCCCCGCGTCGCCGAGATCATCGACGAATGGCGGGCGAAGACCGACACGCCGCAGCATGACGTCACCGACGAGGAGATCATCGAGCGCACGCTCTACACGATGGTCAACGAGGGCGCGCTGATCCTCGAAGAGGGGATGGCGCAGCGCGCGTCCGACGTCGATGTGGTGTGGATCTACGGCTACGGCTGGCCGGTCTATCGCGGCGGGCCGATGTTCTGGGCGAAGACCGAAGGGTACGAGAAGGTCGTTGCCGGACTGGAGAAGCACGGCTTCCCGGTCGCCAGGAGCCTGAAGAGCGGCACCATCAAGTAACAGTCCGTTTGCCCCGAGCCTGTCGAAGGGCAGTGCGACCCACCGTGCTTCGACAGGCTCAGCACAAACGGCGGAGAGGACATGACATGACCGACACCGACCTCGACACCTTCCGCTCGGACACCCGCGCCTGGCTGGCGGAGAATTGCCCGCCTGAGATGCGCGAGCCGGTGCGATCCGACACCGACGTCTGCTGGGGCGGGCGCAATTTCGCGCCGTCGTCGCCGGCGCAGAAGGACTGGCTCGACCGGACGGCCGCGCGCGGCTGGACCGTCCCCGACTGGCCCAAGGCCTATGGCGGCGGCGGGCTGTCGGCGGCGCAGACCAAGATCCTGCGCGAGGAGATGGCGGCGATCCGCGCGCGCAATCCGCTCAACTCGTTCGGTATCTCGATGCTCGGGCCGGCGCTGCTCAAATATGGCACCGAGGAGCAGAAGCTCGAGCATCTGCCCAAGATCGCCCGCGGCGAGATCCGCTGGTGCCAAGGCTATTCCGAACCCAATGCCGGCTCCGACCTCGCCGGCCTCGCCGCCAGCGCCGAGGATGCGGGCGATCATTATATCGTCAACGGCCAGAAGGTGTGGACCAGCTATGCCGACAAGGCCGACTGGATCTTCTGTCTGGTGCGCACCAGCAAGGCATCGAAACAGGGCGGGATCAGCTTCGTGCTGTTCGACATGGCCTCGCCGGGCGTCTCGACCAAGCCGATCCTGCTGATCAGCGGCTATTCGCCCTTTTGCGAGACCTTCATGGACGATGTGAAGGTCCCCAAGGCGAACCGCATCCACGACGAGAACAAGGGCTGGGACGTCGCCAAATACCTGCTCGGCCACGAGCGCGAGATGATCTCGGGCATGGGGCTGGCGAGCGGCGGGCGCAATCCGTTGGTCGAGGGGGCGATCGCGACGATCGGACTGGATCATGACGGGCGGCTCGCCGATCCGGTGCTGCGCACGCAGATCGCGCTGTTCGAGGTGCGCGCCAAGGCGTTCGCGGCGATGTCCGAACGGTTCATCGACGAGCTGAAGGCGGGACGCGCGCATCCCGCGCAGCCGAGCATGATGAAATATGTCGGCACCGAGCTGAACAAGGATCGCTACGAGCTGATGATGGCCTCGGGCGGCTCGGATGCGCTCGAATGGGAGAGCGAGCGTTCGCGCACCGGCGCGATGCCGCGCGCGTGGCTGCGCACCAAGGCCAATTCGATCGAGGGCGGCACGAGCGAGATCCAGCTCAACATCATCGCCAAGCGGATTCTCGAGCTGCCCGGCGCCTAGACCGACACACTCCGTCACCCCGGACTTGTTCCGGGGTCCACTTCTCCACCGGCGCTTCGGCATGAGGCACGGTGGACCCCGGAACAAGTCCGGGGTGACGCAGGGATTGATCGATGCCCCTCTACCTCAACGACGAACAGACGATGCTCCGCGATACCGCGAAGGACTTCATCGCCGAACACGCTCCCGTCGGCCATTTGCGGTCCTTGCGCGACGGCAACGACCCGACCGGTTTCAGCCGCGACCTGTGGAAGCAGTTCGCCGAAATGGGCCTCAACGGCGTATTGATCCCCGAGGCGCAAGGCGGGCTCGGGCTCGGCCATGTCGAGGCGGGCGTGGTGCTGGAGGAGATCGGCCGCAACCTGTCCCCCTCCCCCTTCCTCGCCACCGCGGTCGCGGCGGTCGAGGCGCTGAAGGGCTCGGCGCAGGCGGAGCGCTGGTTTCCCGGCATCGTCGCCGGCGAGACGGTGGCGGCGCTGGCGATCGACGAGGGCGCAAAGCATCGCGACCGGATCGCGATGACCGCGGAGCGTTCCGGCAACGGCTTCCGCCTGACCGGCGCGAAGCAGTTCGTCACCCATGGCCATGTCGCCGATCTGCTGATCGTCGCGGCGCGCACCGCGGGGTCTCCCGACGATGCCGAAGGCGTCACGCTGTTCGCCGTACCGAAGGACGCCGCCAACCTCACCGCGACGCCCGAGCGGCTGGCGGATTCGAGCCTCGCCGCGCGGATCGCGTTCGAGGGCGTCGAGGTCGATGCCGATGCGGTGATCGGCGAGGTCGATGGCGGGTGCGGGCCGCTCGACCGGCTGCTGCGCGCGGGCCGGACCGGCGCGGCGGCGGAGCTGCTCGGCGTCGGCGGCGGCGCGATGGACATGACCGTCGGCTATCTCAAGGAGCGCAAGCAGTTCGGCGTCGCGATCGGCAGCTTCCAGGCGCTGCAGCATCGCGCCGCGCATCTCTATGCCGAGATGGAGGTGGCGCGCGCCGCGGTGCTCAAGGCGCAGCAATTGCTCGACACGGGTGCCGAGGCGGACGCCGCGGTATCGATCGCCAAGGCGATGACCGGCATGGCGACGACGCTCAGCGTGCAGGAGGGCATCCAGATGCACGGCGGCATCGGCATGACCGACGAATATGACATCGGCTTCTACATGAAGCGCGCCCGCGTGCTCGCCGAGATGTTCGGCGACATCGGCTTCCATGCCGACCGGCTGGCGAAGGCGGCAGGCTATTGATGGGCGAGCGCACGCCCGAAGAGCTGGCGGCGATGCTCGTCGCGCTGCTCGACGTCGAGGAGATCGATACCGACCTGTACCGCGGTTCGCGCCAGCCGGGCGGCCGCGGCCGGGTGTTCGGCGGACAGGTGATCGCGCAGGCGTTGCAGGCGGCGCAGCGCTCGGTCGAGGGCAAGGACGCGCATTCGCTCCACGCCTATTTCATGCGGCCCGGGGATGAGAATTTCCCGATCATCTATCGCGTGACGCGCGACTTCGACGGTCGCAGCTTCGCGACGCGGCGCGTGGTGGCGGTGCAGAAGGGTCAGCCGATCCTCAACCTCGCCGCCTCGTTCCAGATGCCCGAGGAAGGCCTGCACCATCAGGACGCGATGCCCGACGTGCCGGGTCCGGAGACGCTCAAGTCGGAACGCGAATTGCGCCTCGCCATCGCGGATCAGGTGCCGGAGAAGTTTCGCGACTTCTTCACGCGGCGGCAGAATGCGATCGAGATGCGGCCGCTCTACCCGCGCAGCTGGTTCGCGCCCGAGAAGCGCGCGCCGAACAATGCCGCCTGGTTCCGCACCGCGGCGGGGATCGGCGACGATCCGGCGGTGCATCGCGCCGCGCTGGCCTATGCGTCCGACATGGCGCTGCTGGCGACGTCGATGATGCCGCATGGCGTCAACTGGCTGATGCCCGAGATGCAGACCGCCAGCCTCGACCATGCGCTGTGGATCCACGAGCCGTTCCGCGCCGATGCATGGCTGCTCTATACCACCGACAGCCCCTGGGCGGGCCACGCGCGCGGCATGAACCGCGGCAGCATCTTCACGCAGGACGGGCGACTGGTCGCGACGACGGCGCAGGAAGGGCTGATCCGCCGGCGGACGGTCTAGCTCGTGACGGCCTTTTTGACTGCCGGCATGCGATAGAAAACCCGTTCGATACAGCCGGTATAGCCGTGCGGCGACGGTTTGAACGTGACGTTGCCGATCATCGCTTTGGCAGCCTCCCCGAATTCGCTCGTCGGCTCGGACGCCAGCATGCGGATGTTGCCGGTCGCGCCCCAGGAGGCGACGTCGAAGGCGATGATCGCCCAGCCTTCGATGCTGCGCCGGCTATAGCGCTCGGGGTAGAACAGCGCCGGCTTGCGCTCGAAATCATGCTCCTTGGGACAGGTGGCGTCGGCGGGGCGGACGCTGTCCTCTTCGGGCGCCGGTGGCGCAGGCAAGGTCGCCGCCCCCTTCCAATAAGGGAAGAAGCAGCCCGTGCGGGCGCCGCGCTCGAAACGCGAGGTCGCGACGGCACGCACCGATGCCTGATCCAATGCGGGCGTGCCGCTGCTGGCGGTGATGTGCGGCCTGACCGGCTTGCCGGAGCGATCGAGGTCGTAGCCGACCATCGACCAGCTACGGTAACCGGGCTGATCGGGCAGCGCCTTGAAATGCGGGAAGGCGCGGAGCAGCACCTCGGGGACCGGATCGGTGCAGGTCGATCCCGGAGGACGCACGCGATCCCACACGGCCCGCGGCGGCGGTTCATTGGGGAACACGCTGTAAGCGACGAGGTCGGCAACCGGCGCGACGGCGATCACATCGGTCCGGGCGGTGAAGGTCACGGTGCAGCGGCTGCGTTCGCCTCCCGGCGCGAAGCGACTCGCGGCGAACGCCGGCACGACGTCGGCCATGGCGAACTGATAGTCCGGGTTCACGCGGACGATCGACAAGGGACGGCCGGTCGCATCGATACGGAAATCCAGCGTCACCGGTCGCAACACGGCCGGATATAGCCAGGCGAGCGCATGCTGCGGGTCGGGTCGGCGGATCATGCGCTCGGCGCGCGGCGTGTCGCCGCTCCCACGACACAGCGCCGGGCTCATCACCCAACTGACGAGCTGTTGTTCGCCCGGCGGCGCGGGCGGCGGCGGGATGTCGGCGGCCGCCAGGGCGACGACGGTGAGGAGCGCGAGCATGGCGTCATCCTGATCCGCTATGATGACGGCGGCAAGTCGCTCATACCGCGGTCTTGCCATACTCCTGCCGGGTGACGGGATGGCTCGACGACAGGCCGCCGTCGACCGCGATCACCTGACCGTTGACGTAGCTGGCGTCGTCCGACGCGAGGAACAGCGCGACTTTCGCCAGTTCCTCCGGCTGCGCGCCGCGGCGCAGCGGGTTGAGACGGCCGATCCGATCCTCCTTGCCGACGTCGCGGGCATAATCGAACACCGGCTGCGTCATGCCCGTCTCGGTCAGACCGGGACACAGCGCATTGACGCGGACGTTGCTGCCCGAAAGCTGCTGCGCGGCGACCGCGGCGAGGTTGATGACGCCCGCCTTGGACGCGGAATAGGCGGGCGAGCCCGCGCCCGAGCGGATGCCGGCGACGCTGGCGGTCAGCACGATCGCGCCGCCGCCACGCTCGGCGATATGCGGCGCGGCATGTTTGATCGCGAGGAACGGTCCGACCAGATTGACGCGCAGCACCTCGGTGATCAGCGCGACATCGGTATCGAAGATATTGGCCATGCCGCCCGAGATACCGGCATTGGCGAACATCACGTCGAGCCCGCCGAACGCATCGCGGGCGAGCGCGATCGCGCGGATCACGTCGTCCTCGTCGCCAGCGTCGATGCGGATCGCGCGGGCGGTGCCGCCGGCGGCGGCGATCTGCGCGGCGGTCTCGTCGGCGCCCTCGGTGCGATCGGCGACGACGACGCGGCCGCCCTCGGCGGCGAACAACAGGGCGGCGGCGCGGCCAATGCCGCTTCCCGCGCCGGTGACGACGATCGATCGGTCGGTGAAACGGGCCATGGCGTCAGGCTCCTGCGGCTTGCGCGAAATGCCAGCTCGCCGCGGCGAGGCGATGGACCTGCGCCGCCGACCGCTCGGCCTGCGCGCTCGACGCGGTGCCGTCGACGATCCGCTTCTTGATGCCCTGGACGATGCCGGTCAGGCGGAAGAGGTTGTAGGCGAAATACCAGTTGAGATCGGGAACGCCGTCGCGACCGGTGCGCGCGCAATAGCGGTCCACCATATCCTCGATCGTCGGGATGCCCGTCTCCGGCCCGGTCTGCCCCTTCACGCCCGATCGCCCCTCGGGCTCGGTGACCCAGCTCATCAGGAAATAGGAGAAATCGGCGAGCGGATCGCCGAGCGTCGACAGCTCCCAGTCGAGGACCGCGACGACGCGAGGCTCGGTGGCATGAAAGATCATATTGTCGATGCGATAGTCGCCGTGGACGATCGACGTGCGCGTCTGGTCCGGGACGGTACGCGGCAGGAAGGCGATGAGGCGTTCGACCTCGGGCATCAGTTCGGTCTCGCTGGCGCGATATTGCTTCGTCCAGCGTTCGACCTGCCGCGCGAAATAATTGCCGGGCTTGCCGTAATCGCCGAGGCCGACGGCGAAATGGTCGGTATTGTGCAGGTCGGCGAGCGTGTCGACCATCGCATTGTAGAGGCCGGTGCGCTCGGCCGGGGCGTAATCGGGCAGCGTGCCGTCCCACAGGTTGCGGCCCTCGACCAGCGCCATCACGTAGAACATCGCGCCGACGACGCGCTCGTCGGTGCACAGGCCATAGGGTCTGGCGACGGGAAAGCCGGTGGGGTGGAGGCCGGCGATCAGGCGATATTCGCGGTCGACCGCATGCGCGGAGGGGAGCAGCGTGCCGAACGGCTTGCGACGCAGCACATAGGCGCCCGACGGGCTGTCAATCCGATAGGTGGGGTTGGACTGGCCGCCGGCGAATTTGGCGTAGGTCAGCGGACCGGAGAAGCCGGCGACGTTCGCCTCCATCCACGCGGTGAGCCTGGCCTCGTCGAGGCGGTCCTTGTCGGCGACGGGGATGGTGTCGGTCATGTTATCGTCCGGTTCCCGTGGTTTGCTGGCGGCCGGGCAAAGGCCGCGAAATGTCCTCGCCCATCCCGTCACCCCGAACTCGTTCCGGGGTCCACTCTGCGGCGAGGCGCGCCGTGCATGCTGCTCGCCATTCTCCCGTTGCCCGGTGGACCCCGGAACAAGTCCGGGGTGACGGGCGGAATACGGCGAGCGCGTCGCTCACCCGAAGGTGATCACGGTGCGCGTCGCGTCGCCCTTGCGGAGTTCGGCGAAGGCATGGTTGATCCGCTCCAGCGGCAGGCGCTCTGCGATGATCGTGTCGAGATCGAGCGCGCCGCGCATGTAGAAGTCGACGAGGCGCGGGATGTCGACCGGGAAACGGTTGCTGCCCATCAGTCCGCCCTGCAGCTTCTTGCCCGAGAGCAGGTCGATCGCCGACAGGCCGACCGACTCGCTCGGCGGCAGCATGCCGAGGATCGTCGCGGAGCCGCCGCGGCGCAGCACCTTGACCGCGGTGGCGGCGCTCTGCGGCCGTCCGACCGCCTCGATCGCGTGATGGACGCCGCCGCGGGTGAGTTCGATCACCTCGTCCGCCGCGGTCGGGGAGCCGGCGTCGATACTGTGCGTCGCGCCGAGCTTTTCGGCGAGCGCGCGCTTCTCCGCCACCGGATCGAGCGCGATGATCTTGCCCGCGCCCGCGATCTTCGCTGCGTTGATCGCGGCGAGGCCGATGCCGCCGCAGCCGACGACGCATACCGTCTCGCCGGGCGTCACGTCGGTGGTGTTGAACACCGCACCCGCGCCGGTGGTCACGGCACAGCCGAGCAACGCCGCGCGATCGAGCGGCATGTCGCGGTCGATCGCGACGCAGGCGTGTTCGTGGATCAGCATCTGTTCGGCATAGGCCGACAGGTTGAGCATCTGCGCGACCGGCCGGTCGCCGAGCATCAGCCGCGGCGGCGCCCCCTTGGGACGGCGGACGGCGGCGTCGACGCACAGCGCCATGCGGCCGGTGACGCAGAATTCGCACTGGCCGCAATAGGCGGACAGGCAGGTGACGACGTGGTCGCCGACCTTGACCGTGCGCACCTCGCTGCCGATCGCCTCAACGACGCCGGCGGCCTCGTGGCCGGGAATCGTCGGCAGCGCATGCGGGTAGATGCCGTCGACGAAATGCAGGTCGGAGCGACAGACGCCGACCGCCGCGGTGCGGATGAGGACTTCGTGTGCGGCGGGCGCCGAGACGGTGACCTCCTCGATGCCGAGCGGTTGTTTGGGTTCGAAGAGGATGGCGGCTTTCATGGGATGTTCCTTTCGCAATCAGCGGATCGCGCGCACCCTCACCCTTCGCCGGCTCTTCCCTCTCCCGCCGGGAGGGGGAGGGAGACGCGAAGCGTCGGAAGGGTAAGGGTGAAGTTGGTTACCGCACCGGCCGCTCGGCCGCATAGTCCCCGTATTTGCCGAACTCCGCCCGCGCGATCGCGCGATTGTGGACCTCGTCCGGGCCGTCGGCGAAGCGCAGCGTGCGCATCGCAGCCCAGGCGTGGGCGAGATGGAAATCCTGCGACACGCCGCCGCCGCCATGCGCCTGGATCGCGTCGTCGAGGATCTGCAGCGCCATATTGGGCGCGGCGACCTTGATCATCGCGATCTCGAGCTGCGCCGATTTGTTGCCCGCCTTGTCCATCATGTCCGCCGCCTTGAGGCATAGCAGCCGCGTCATCTCGATATCGATGCGCGCCTTGGCGATCCGCTGTTCCCACACCGAATGGTCGGCGATCCGCTTGCCGAAGGCGACGCGCGACAGCAGCCGCTTGGCCATCGCCTCGATTGCCGTCTCGGCAACGCCGATCGTGCGCATGCAGTGATGGATGCGCCCCGGCCCGAGCCGCCCCTGCGCGATCTCGAACCCCCTGCCCTCGCCGAGCAGCACGTTCTCCACCGGCACGCGCACGTCCTTCATCACCACCTCGCCATGACCGTGCGGCGCGTGGTCGTAGCCATAGACGCTGAGCATCCGCTCGATCGTGACGCCGGGCGCGTCCATCGGCATCAGGATCATGCTCTGCTGCGCATGGCGCTTGGCCGAGGTATCAGTCTTGCCCATCACGATCGCAACCTTGCAGCGCGGATCGCCGACCCCGGACGACCACCATTTGCGGCCGTTGATGACGTAATGATCGCCGTCGCGGATCATCGACGTCTCGATATTGGTGGCGTCGGACGAGGCGACCGCCGGCTCGGTCATCAGGAAGGCCGAGCGGATCTCGGCGCGCATCAGCGGGCCGAGCCAGCGCTCCTTCTGGTCGCGCGTGCCGTAGCGGTGGAACACCTCCATGTTACCGGTGTCGGGCGCGGAGCAGTTGAACACCTCCGACGCCCAGTCGACCTTGCCCATCTCCTCGGCGCACAGCGCATATTCGAGGTTGGTGAGCTGTGTCCCCTCGAACGGGAAAGTATCGTCGACGTGCGTCTGGCCTGAGTTGGGCGGCATGAAGAAATTCCACAGGCCC
Encoded proteins:
- a CDS encoding acyl-CoA dehydrogenase family protein, producing the protein MPLYLNDEQTMLRDTAKDFIAEHAPVGHLRSLRDGNDPTGFSRDLWKQFAEMGLNGVLIPEAQGGLGLGHVEAGVVLEEIGRNLSPSPFLATAVAAVEALKGSAQAERWFPGIVAGETVAALAIDEGAKHRDRIAMTAERSGNGFRLTGAKQFVTHGHVADLLIVAARTAGSPDDAEGVTLFAVPKDAANLTATPERLADSSLAARIAFEGVEVDADAVIGEVDGGCGPLDRLLRAGRTGAAAELLGVGGGAMDMTVGYLKERKQFGVAIGSFQALQHRAAHLYAEMEVARAAVLKAQQLLDTGAEADAAVSIAKAMTGMATTLSVQEGIQMHGGIGMTDEYDIGFYMKRARVLAEMFGDIGFHADRLAKAAGY
- a CDS encoding 3-hydroxyacyl-CoA dehydrogenase NAD-binding domain-containing protein — its product is MTSPIRTERHGEVLVIISDNPPVNALGAAVRQGLEGAIKEGVADATVEAMVIRCEGRTFFAGADITEFGKPMVEPGLPTVVDMIEASTKPVIAAIHGTALGGGCEVALGCHYRVAVPSAKIGTPEVKLGLLPGAGGTQRLPRIAGVRVALELTAKGDPMPAKKAQEAGLIDRIVGEDSLAADAIAFAREVKAKRPIPRASEREAKPDPEAVAAFQKENARRFRGFDAPAANIACVVKATEAPFAEGIAFERQEFMRLMMGNQSAAQRHIFFAERQAAKIDDVPADTVRRPINRVGVIGAGTMGGGISMNFLSAGIPVTIVEMQQEALDLGTATIRKNYEATAAKGRMKHEQVEAAMAALTPTLDFDALGECDLIIEAVYENMEVKQEIFTRLDTIAKPGAILASNTSYLNIDEIAACTARPQDVVGMHFFSPANVMKLLEVVRGAKTAPDVLATVMDLAKKIRKVAVVAGVTYGFIGNRMLMPRQVEANKLLLEGATPEQIDRVHVAFGMPMGPFQMADLAGVDIGWHRDPNRIENIRDALAAEGRWGQKKQAGFYDYDEKRNPTPSPRVAEIIDEWRAKTDTPQHDVTDEEIIERTLYTMVNEGALILEEGMAQRASDVDVVWIYGYGWPVYRGGPMFWAKTEGYEKVVAGLEKHGFPVARSLKSGTIK
- a CDS encoding acyl-CoA dehydrogenase family protein, with amino-acid sequence MTDTDLDTFRSDTRAWLAENCPPEMREPVRSDTDVCWGGRNFAPSSPAQKDWLDRTAARGWTVPDWPKAYGGGGLSAAQTKILREEMAAIRARNPLNSFGISMLGPALLKYGTEEQKLEHLPKIARGEIRWCQGYSEPNAGSDLAGLAASAEDAGDHYIVNGQKVWTSYADKADWIFCLVRTSKASKQGGISFVLFDMASPGVSTKPILLISGYSPFCETFMDDVKVPKANRIHDENKGWDVAKYLLGHEREMISGMGLASGGRNPLVEGAIATIGLDHDGRLADPVLRTQIALFEVRAKAFAAMSERFIDELKAGRAHPAQPSMMKYVGTELNKDRYELMMASGGSDALEWESERSRTGAMPRAWLRTKANSIEGGTSEIQLNIIAKRILELPGA
- a CDS encoding energy transducer TonB, with product MLALLTVVALAAADIPPPPAPPGEQQLVSWVMSPALCRGSGDTPRAERMIRRPDPQHALAWLYPAVLRPVTLDFRIDATGRPLSIVRVNPDYQFAMADVVPAFAASRFAPGGERSRCTVTFTARTDVIAVAPVADLVAYSVFPNEPPPRAVWDRVRPPGSTCTDPVPEVLLRAFPHFKALPDQPGYRSWSMVGYDLDRSGKPVRPHITASSGTPALDQASVRAVATSRFERGARTGCFFPYWKGAATLPAPPAPEEDSVRPADATCPKEHDFERKPALFYPERYSRRSIEGWAIIAFDVASWGATGNIRMLASEPTSEFGEAAKAMIGNVTFKPSPHGYTGCIERVFYRMPAVKKAVTS
- a CDS encoding serine hydrolase domain-containing protein, which encodes MTNATASATGFDAGRLTAIDAFLKARYLDTGLLPHAQLLIARDGEIVHFSHQGAAREGGAPIDDRSLFRIASMTKPITSIAFMMLVEAGKVAVDTPVHHVLPAFKQLGVYNGGGAGVPFATKPTAEPMRMLDLLRHTSGLTYSFQNRSNVDAAYREGRIESWHGNLDLDGFVAALGKLPLEFSPGEGWNYSVATDVLGAVIERVSGQTLDAFFAERIFAPLGMDDTFFQVPADKIDRLTDCYTLGEARQRQLYDRGEASAWSRRPKLLSGGGGLVSSALDYHRFCRMCENGGTLDGVRIVGRKTLDLMTMNHLPGGKDLASLSRSLFSETQNAGTGFGLGFAVTQDVAKTMIPGSKGEYYWGGMFSTAFFIDPVERLHMVFMTQFSPSSLYPIRRELKTMIYAALN
- a CDS encoding acyl-CoA thioesterase → MGERTPEELAAMLVALLDVEEIDTDLYRGSRQPGGRGRVFGGQVIAQALQAAQRSVEGKDAHSLHAYFMRPGDENFPIIYRVTRDFDGRSFATRRVVAVQKGQPILNLAASFQMPEEGLHHQDAMPDVPGPETLKSERELRLAIADQVPEKFRDFFTRRQNAIEMRPLYPRSWFAPEKRAPNNAAWFRTAAGIGDDPAVHRAALAYASDMALLATSMMPHGVNWLMPEMQTASLDHALWIHEPFRADAWLLYTTDSPWAGHARGMNRGSIFTQDGRLVATTAQEGLIRRRTV